In Miscanthus floridulus cultivar M001 chromosome 8, ASM1932011v1, whole genome shotgun sequence, the sequence tagtttcataaaagtatatatagactatattttataaatattttatagcaaaaagtaaTGGTTAAGTTGTTTTTTTAGatcgtgtcgctgtccaaaacgacatTTTTTAGGAAACCAGAGGGAGTACTACCTTTGTTGCCATAAACTATTACAAATTACAAGAAAAAATTAATCATCAAGGTGTGGTTTTGAAGATCGCGCACCAAGTCGAATTGCCTCTGAACGGAGAGAATAGAATCTTATTTCGGACCAAACGTCCTTATAAAGCTATTCTATAATTTATCATCTAATAAAATAATTTTTGTAAAAGTCTGGATCTAAAAAACTTGTACGAGAACCTCATTCCGTAGCAAACGCGGCTTGTCACGTGGCGGTACATTCGGCGTCGTGTATGGTGTCTGAAAAAAACGTATTGTGTACGCGTTTGTCACGTGCACGCACACGCCACAATACTCAGCTCATTTATCATGCCCAGCCAGGACGACCACCCACACCGCCACACTGTCCACCCGGGCCCACTCGCCGTGCTGCACCGCGCTGCCGCCGTAGTGTACGTGTCCGTGTACCCCTTCCGTGCGTGGACGTAGCAGCAGTCCAAATACCAACGCAAAGCGACAACTGGCAGACAGCGCACCCGACCCGTTAACGGGGCGACCCTTCCCCTGGCGCGGCCTGGCCCGTGATAAATGGCCTCGGATCCAACCAGGGAGGAATCCAAGCCACCCCACCCCCTCCGCTCGCTGCTTCCTTCCCTTCTCTCGCCTCCTGCTGCCTtggcgtctcctcctcctccggccggCCGGAGCACGCCGCGGTTCCTTCCGAACTAGAGGCGCAGGCGGGGCGGCCCCCCTCTCCCTTCCCGATGCTGGTGTTctcgagcgacggcggcgactTCTAGTAGGATCAGCAGGTGATGGGTGCTGTGCAGTCTCTTGTTTGCCTGGTTCCGTTTTATTCTGTTGTTCGATTCGAATGCCAGTATTTGCTTGGGGTTTGTCGAACTGAATGATCGGTTTTAGTTGTTGTAGTATTATTATATCGCTCGTCTCGGCTGGCTCAGAAGCTGAGGAAAGTTAGCGATTAATCTGATTCTCACACAGCAAGTCGATTTCTTCTGTCCGCCTCGCTGTGGGCTTCAGGCTCTAAAATGCAGAAACATTGGATTCTTTtttggttattgttgttgtttgGGAGTCGGGGTAGTGGTGGGCTAGTTTTGTTCAGATGATTTAGAAGCAATTAACATGGTAGTTGCATGAAAGAGATTCGGATACTGGGCCTGAACGGTTTGATGGCGATGCAGTTTTCATTAGCAAATTTACCGTGAGATGTTTGGCACTCGCTGTTACTCAGAGTGGGCAATCTGTTAAGCCGGGTACCTAGTTACTACTGACATTGGCACTTTGTGCTTTGTATTGGGTTTCAGAGGGGGCAATAAAATACTAGTATTATTTGATGAAAAAGTTGTACTGAGTATGTGGATAGACGAATGATGTCATTGCACTCACTTCTCAATGTCAATGATCCCTATCAAAAAAAATGATCATGTCATGATCTGTGGAGGGTGGTCCCGATGCCCCTTTTTTTTGGCTTATCTGGAAAATGTTTTTTGCGCATTAAGGTTATCTTACCTTGAAAATGTTGTTGTCTATCTTTCCTGGTTCCGTGCTGACATGCGTGTCTCAAATTCTCGCTCATTTGGTTACTGATGATGTGGGGTCCTGTCTGATGTTGACGCGGAAGGTGAGTTGGTAGTGGTACCCCCTCCACCTCGGACCTGGCTGCTTTTGGTACCGGGCTACCGGCTTTAGAGCTGGGTAATAGAGCTCAGACTTGGGTCTCAAAAGCGATTATGGTTATCTCTATGACAAGTATGCTAGGACAAAACTGTCTTCTTATATAGTTGGTTGCCAAATGCTAAGGGCCAATTTGACTGTTTGTTTGTTGCTCATATTGATCTTTTGAGCACATCATTTTTCAGATGTTTATGTTTTATATCCAACGTTTAGAAGTTCATTGTGGTTAAGATGAACTGTGAAGGATGCCTGCTGAACTTGAAAGCATTTTTCACTGTGCATTTCCGAGGGTGTTAGGATGAGGTTCCATTTGGAAGTTTATAGTGCAACAATATCCATACCAATGATATACCCCCAATACAAAGAGACCCTTGGTCATAACTGGTTTTCATACATTCATATTCACAGTGTCTCAAATTTGTTATTATGATTCTGCTGATGGACAGTAATCTTAGTTCCGAAGCATTTTATTGTCCAAGTAAAAAAATATTCATTCTCAATATGTCCAGGCGCATATTTCTGAATTTTTCTTGCTCATTCGTTATTTGTATCCCTCCTCCAGGTTTTATTGTTTACTGACCTTTACAAAATTGTCTTACAGATCTGCAGAACTATAGGATATCTCAGAACAATTATTGAGGTACTTATTGCAACCTGATTATATGGAGGAATATTCAGATAGGAGATCAAAAGCAGAAATTGCATATCTCAGGAGGGGTTCCAGATTGTCTTCCAGGAATCAAAGTTCAGAAGAGAGGACTAATCACAGCATCGATAAACCGGTAAGCAGCACTAGATTCAATCCTATGAAAGCGCGAATTGGCGATAATCAAGAAAGACCAAGATATGTACATGATTCATTTAAATCTTCAAGCTCAAAGGTGGCACCTGCAAGCTCTTCCAAATTTCCACTTAGCAAGTTTGAGGAAAGGCGAAGACAACCTTTTGTGCCAGGGTTTGATATTGCTGAAAGTAGTAGAAGAAAGGCTGATGCCAAGCGGCTAGAGGGTAGTAAGAAAATTGTTGTAGACAACGAGAGTTCAGACACTCTGCAGGGTGAATCAGAAGGTTTTACTACTGAACAAGTACCTTATCCAGAAGGCTCTCATTTTACCGGTCATTCAGGTGTTTCTGCACATACAGTCAAGTCCTTGGTCCAAACTGCCTCACTAAGTTCTAGGACACAGACACAGAAATACAAAGAAGTAAACATGGGTACTCCAGGAGCATCTTCTTCATCTCTGACTAATGGGTCTACTATACCCAGAAGTTCTACCATGGGTCTGAGGCCAGCTTATGGTCATGTTAGTGGAGGGCAGATACGTGGGCTTAAAAACCTTGGTTGTACTTCAGTACCTGATGCTCAGCCATCAGGTTGCCCATCTGAGTCTGTTATTAGTAGGAGGTTTGAGTTCATGAGAAAGAGGGCATTTGACCAGGAAAGCTCTTCCAGATCAAGGAACTTAAGTTTAGGTCATTCACCTCCTACAGATATTCGTAGTACTGGTCACAGAATCAGAATGAATGaacaatcactttctcaacaaaTACCACGAAGAAGCAGCAGAAACCAGGAATCGGCAGTTTCAGTTAGGACGAGACGACCTTCTCCTCATACCACTAGGATGAGTGTTCCTGATGAAAGAGAAGATGGCATGCTTTCTCTGCATGAATCATCCATGAGGAATGTACAGCCAGCTCAGGAACATCTTTCATTGGAAGAAGTCTCCACTGAGAGTTCAATAAGGCCATTCTTTGTGGAATTTGATAGTAACATTTTTTCATCTAGTCGTCGTCATTGCTCGAATACTCGAGCTGAAAGGGGAAGACCAAGCTCCCTTTTTGAAGAAAGTCCTCGACAAATGTTCCATAGTCTCATGGGGGAGAGAGAGAGTCACAGACACATAACCATGGAAGGAATTACAGAGGTTGTTTCTAAAATGTTTCCTATAGTGGTTCCAGCTGTTCTGTTTTTGTTGTTAGATCTTATGTCATTATAATCCAGTTAAATATATAGTGATACTGATCTTATTTTGATAAATATCCTTAGCTTTAACTAAGAAGGTGGTATAAGTGTAATATTTTGGAATGAAATAGGTTTATTTTCTGTAGGTTTTGGTAGCATTGGAGAGGATTGAACAACAAGCAGAGCTAACTTATGATGTTAGTTCGTTTTTATTCTTTACTCCACAAGTTTGTTATCATCTTTCTTTTGCCTGAAATCTTgaataaactttttttttttttgcagcaaTTGCTGGTGCTGGAGACGAATCTATTTCTTGGTGCTTTTGGCTCCTATGATCGGCATAGAGACATGCGGATGGATATTGATAATATGTCCTATGAGGTACTATCTTTTATCATGTCTTGTTCTACCTGAATGCTGGAGGGGTTTTGTTACAGGATGCTTTTCTTTCTGGATTCTTCCTTATTCTGCCTTTGAAGCCCTTGCTATGATTTGAGTACTAACTATGATTCTTTATGAAATACTCATGGTTCATATTTATACTCACACAAGAGGTGCTTGTATCTCCTTCTGAACAGGAATTATTGGCCTTGGAGGAGAGAATAGGCTCTGTAAGCACAGCTCTTTCAGAAGAGCAGTTCACAAAATGCCTCAGAAGAAGCATATATAGTCAAGTCGCTTCAGATGTGAACAAATCAACCGTTGATGACATGAAATGCAGCATATGCCAGGTATATGGTAACCTTACCTAGGGGATCTACTATTTCTGTGGGTATAAACATATGCATATAAAGATTCAACATTGAGCACTTTCTCTTCATGTGGAACTGGTTATTTTGGGCACTAAGTAAAaggttttgagttttgacctTTTGTTTTGGACAGTCGGCATTGAGTAGTACAGGTTTGTCTACCCTTCTCACAGAAGACAGGCCCTTTTATGCTGCTATTACCCCACTACCGAAAAGTCTTATGAACTGGATTCCTGGCAGTGTTTTTTTAACGTCCGAGTCTGCCTTTCTTGAAAGCAAATACAAGTGCAAAACAAGATATTTTTTTCTCGATCGCACAGGAGAGCTTTGTGTTTTTATTTATATCATAGATAAAAGAAATAACAGTCCCTTACAACCTCCTCATCTCAACTATGATTATCAGACAAGGATGGGTTGCTTTACATCTCGAGTCAAAAAAGCctgaaacagaaaaaaaaaacgacCTCCAACCTGGACTAATCAAACAAGCCCAACCTTGAAGGCTGAAGCTTTCCAGGCACCAGGGTCTCATCTCCTCCTCGAAGTAGTAGTAAGCATCAGTGAGAGAAGGGCAGGCGCCACCGATCACACACTTATTGCTTCGAATCCACAGGTTCAAGCACCCAAAATGACAACACTATGAAACCCCTTTCTTTCGGCCTTACCAATCCTTCAACTTGCCTTTCTCCACCAATCTGCAGAGCTCAATTCATTGCGTCTTGGAGCCACTCTGTCCAGCCCAAGCTAAGCTAAGAAAATTATACCAGAAATTGATGAGCAAACACACAAGTGGAGAGAATACGTTGGGCAGATTCCTCCTCCTAATCACATGACACACATTGCTGGAGTGCGCTAGACCTCTTCTTGCTAGTCGATTGGCTACCCAACATTTGTTCCGAATGGCAAGCCATAAAAATACTTTACATTCTGACAGCACCCAGGATTTCCACAAGCGTTTGCAAGGTTCAAAGGCGACCAAACCATACAAGCCGGTGTTCTATAAGCTGTTACgtattactccctccatctcaaattgtaagtcattccaagaatcttggagagtcaaagcatctcaagtttgaccaagtttatataataagataataacatttatgataccaactaagtaccaatagattctttgttaattatatttttatagtatacctatttgatgtcataaatctttgtaattttttttataattttggtcaaacttgagaagctctgactctccaagattcttggaatgacttacaatttgggatggagggagtacttattACAGAGGTTATAGTTCTCCAATATCAGTGGTTATAGTTCTCCAATATCAGTGGTAGGCGTCAGACTAAGGCTTGAAGTTGTCGAGCCAATTCAGCACCCTTTCTGCAAATGTTATTTATGCTTGATTTTGCAATGTACTGCTTATTGctctcattttttttttttttgacgtaaGTGGCAGGAGCTTTGCCTTTTAATTAAGGCAGAGAGCTTattgctctttttttttttgaagaattaAAGCTTATTGCTCTCATCACTGATATTTTTTAGGGGTTTAACTTTATTCAGTCCTCTCATGTTCATAACCAAAGAAACTGGTGCAGAAATATTCTGTTATGGAATGAAACTTAGACATCTGTGTCTATTCCAGGAAGAGTACATGGAGGGCGAAGAAGTTGGGAGGCTGCCGTGCGAGCACCGGTTCCATGTGTGCTGCATAGGCCAGTGGCTTGGGCAGAAGAACTGGTGTCCAGTATGCAAAGCATCTGCAGTGCCTTCCAAGGGCTAAAGCCGAGGACGTTGGGAGGCTTGTAGCGTGGTGTCCGAGAGTCCATGAACTGTGCTGTACATACAGTCATACAGACGGACATACATGTGAACTTGTGAATGAATAATAACATGCATGGTTCACGGACAGTTTTTGAGCATCAATCTTCTTGAGTTCTAGAAATTGGAAAGCAGTTCTGCTTCAGATGTGCCTGTTACGGATTCAGGACCAGCAGAACTAGCGAGGCCGGCGCTCAGCCGTCTCCTTGTGACCCTGTCCCCTTCATGTGCCGCCGCTTCTGGGTCATCGACGGCGGCATTTCTGCTGCGCAGCCGCGCCACTTGTGGGGCGTGGGCAGGGTGGGAAGACGATCGACATGACACCTAACTACTTCATTTTCACCCACTTGATGATGCCATATGGCCGTGGAATGCGGCCGTTTGTACACATCATGCATAATACGGGTAACCCTGTGCAAAAAAGGCGACGTCGCATCTGGCTAGTGCAAAGCCTGGCGCTAGTTGCATAACGGTGTGTATGCCCCGATTGTTTCGggtcgttttcatccctacacatCCTGACTCAGTCGGTCACTTTCATCCCTAATCCACACACCTCGACGGGTTTTggtcgttttcatccctaatccaCACACCCCGACTGGTCGTTTTCATTCCCAATCCACTAGgggctactccctccattccaaattagggggtgtttggttccaaggactaatttttagttcatgtcacatcgaatgtttgacactaatttagattattaaatatagactaattataaaattaattacataagtagagactaatttgtgagacgaatctattaagtctaattaatccatgatttgacacTGTGATGCTACAGTACCATGTGttaatcatagattaattagacttaatagatcattatcataaattagtctccgtctgtgtaattagttttataactaACTCATGTTTAATCCTCCTAATTAGCATCTGAACGTCCAATGTGATAGtccctggatccaaacacccccttataaaTCATTCTTGGTTTTGTCTACGTACATTTGTTTTTTCTAGTCTAGATGCATAATGTCTAGAACCACTTATAACTTGGGAGGAAGGGAGTAATAGTAGCTAGTTAATAGTTCGTGGTTAATATTGGCTAGCTAACTATTAATTGACTATCTATTAACTGTGTCTATTCAAATTGTGATACAAGACAAATGGTTGTCAGATTGTGAACAGCCTTATATCTTGACGAATGGCCTGATGACAAAGTCAAAGAGGAATATGTTGTGCCACACAAGCCTATACTTGAATATgcattttttttctagaaaacaaaaaaaaattggtctAAGGCCTAAGGAATTATTTAAATCACACCTCCGTCTATCCTGAAATTAAATGCACTCCACATATGCACATAACCTTTACCCTTAGCTCTCGACAACCTATAAGATCTTCTTAATAAGAGATATCTAATACAATTCTCTCTCTTTTCGTGAAATAATATAATTATCTTTTACTGTGCATGCATGCGTTCATCTCTTTAAATAAATACATATACATGCCAGCACAGCACACTCTATTATATGAAGACCTCCGAAGAATGTTGAGATGCACGGCATCACCATTGGTGCCTCGCTTGCTGTTTTTTGAGTTTGCTTGGAACTTGGGCCAACGAAATCGAATAAACAAAGGTCCACAAATTGCAAGTCGTCTGTTCCTCAGCAAGCACAACAAAAGATAGGGGAGATCAAGAACGTGCCGGGCTGGACTTGGGCCCGGCCCACTCGCACTCGTCCCAACCCTCCACGGCGTCCCTCCGCCTGCGTGCGCGGGCGCGCGCCTGGGACGTGGCGACCGGCACCACAAGCCTCGCCGGCACGTGCGCGCACGCCTCCAGGCGCCGCAGCGCCTCGCCGTGGcttcccccgcccccgcccctgcCCCCGCCGCCGATCCCACCGCGCCCCGCCACCTCCCGCCACagcgcggcggccatggcgacgcgCGCGGAGGCCAGGTCGTGGGCGCAGGCCCGGACCGCccgcgcggccgccgcggcgcgcgGGCGTGCCGCCGACCCCGACGCGAGGCCCGTCCGCTTGGCCCACCCCTCGAGCACCGCCTCGGCGCGCGCGCTCTGGCTCCGGCTCCCGCTCCTGGCCGAGCCGGTCGTGGACACGCAGGTGCTCGCCGCGGACTCGTACCCGTCCTCGTTCGGCCGGCGCCGGCGATCTCACGGCCGCGAGGGGGAGGCGCGTGCGGCGGTGCTGCGACACGATGGAGTTGTTGGCGCCGTGCACCTTGGCGTCGCAGGCGGCGCAGAGGAAGGCCGCGTCTGCCGCGCAGTGCACGGCCGCGGGCGCGCCGCAGagctcgcagcagcagcagcctacGCCGCCGCCGTGGTCGTGACCCATCCCCGCGCTTgtagctactccctccatcccaaattgtaagtcattccaagaatcttggagagtcaaacattttcaagtttgactaaaattatagagagaaacataaagattgatgatatcaaataggtataatatgaaaatataactaatgaagaatctaatgatacttacttggtatgataaatattattattttgttatataaacttggtcaaacttgaaaaactttgactctccaagattcttggaatgacttacaatttgagatggagggagtacctggctcctcctccgccagcGTGGTGGTGACTCGATCGAGCTGTCGCGCTCGCCTCTCGTGCTGCGCTGCAGCAGCGCTTGGTGAGCAGAGCAGCTAAATCCTTGGAGGAAGCGAAGCGATTAACGAGAGCTCGGCGTGGCGCGTATTTACGGACGCCGAGGCCGGGACGAGCGGTGCCGGGTGGCTGGCCGCTCCCAGCTGTGCGTGACGTCGTTGGCTGCCGCCTTCCACGTGCGGTCTGGTACCCATCATCATGTGTGACTACGGCATCTGAGAGGGACCTATGACCGGGACCTCCCCTCCTGCACATGCGGGCACCGGCGGcgccattatttatttaatttcgCTTGAGCACTCTGATACATCGAACTCAGATTGCTGAATGTAGGGCTCCGAAGCCTAAAAAAGGTAAACCTCTCCTATCTTGAGTGTCAACCATTGAAGTTCTACACAGCGACCCATCACCAGCCGTGGTTACAAACCCACGACAAATAATGTATTCGTACTCTGTAGAGACAAAAATCTATTGAGAGTTCTGGATGGTATAATGAAAACTAATTGAAATTAATAGTCTCGGTGGTTGGAAAATGTAATTAGCATTTATCTTTGAAGAAAATGTACTTCAAATATCATTTGTATCATTTGTTTTCTTGATGGAGTGGATTTTCTTTGGCGCAGCTcaagtcattttttttaaaaaaaaatatcagtttgtataaaatattagcattttttatttccaaataagtttattacaaaAATATATTTAAATATTAGTATAATGATAACATTATGagccataaatattaataatctctattatatatttggttaaagttaatAATATTTGGTTTCTCAAAAGTGAGAATGACAGTGCCATCGTCGTCATTGAGGTGCGCCCCCGCTCTTTCTGTGCCTCTATCACTACCAGATAAATGATTTTGAAAGGCAGGCTCTCCGAGTGTCCGCGTTCGTAAATGGTCTAGTAGTCTCTAGGAAAATGCTCACCTTCGAAAATCATTAATAAAGGTGGGTGTCCTAGGGCGATCATCTCTGAAAATCATCAATTAACAGGGGCAATCGTCTTAGGACGCCCAACTACATCGATCGATTTCTAGAGGCGGAGACTTTAAAATGCATGTCTCTGAAAATGACTAGAGGTGGGCATTCTAAGCGTGTGTTGCTAAAAATCGATTTTTGGAGGCAGGTATCTAAACATGCCCATCTCTATAAATAGTTGCATCCAAAAATCATTTATAACTTTTCCAAATGAATTGGATGGGCCATGTAGCTCAGGCC encodes:
- the LOC136471104 gene encoding E3 ubiquitin-protein ligase MBR2-like isoform X1, whose translation is MEEYSDRRSKAEIAYLRRGSRLSSRNQSSEERTNHSIDKPVSSTRFNPMKARIGDNQERPRYVHDSFKSSSSKVAPASSSKFPLSKFEERRRQPFVPGFDIAESSRRKADAKRLEGSKKIVVDNESSDTLQGESEGFTTEQVPYPEGSHFTGHSGVSAHTVKSLVQTASLSSRTQTQKYKEVNMGTPGASSSSLTNGSTIPRSSTMGLRPAYGHVSGGQIRGLKNLGCTSVPDAQPSGCPSESVISRRFEFMRKRAFDQESSSRSRNLSLGHSPPTDIRSTGHRIRMNEQSLSQQIPRRSSRNQESAVSVRTRRPSPHTTRMSVPDEREDGMLSLHESSMRNVQPAQEHLSLEEVSTESSIRPFFVEFDSNIFSSSRRHCSNTRAERGRPSSLFEESPRQMFHSLMGERESHRHITMEGITEVLVALERIEQQAELTYDQLLVLETNLFLGAFGSYDRHRDMRMDIDNMSYEELLALEERIGSVSTALSEEQFTKCLRRSIYSQVASDVNKSTVDDMKCSICQEEYMEGEEVGRLPCEHRFHVCCIGQWLGQKNWCPVCKASAVPSKG
- the LOC136471104 gene encoding E3 ubiquitin-protein ligase MBR2-like isoform X2 gives rise to the protein MEEYSDRRSKAEIAYLRRGSRLSSRNQSSEERTNHSIDKPVSSTRFNPMKARIGDNQERPRYVHDSFKSSSSKVAPASSSKFPLSKFEERRRQPFVPGFDIAESSRRKADAKRLEGSKKIVVDNESSDTLQGESEGFTTEQVPYPEGSHFTGHSGVSAHTVKSLVQTASLSSRTQTQKYKEVNMGTPGASSSSLTNGSTIPRSSTMGLRPAYGHVSGGQIRGLKNLGCTSVPDAQPSGCPSESVISRRFEFMRKRAFDQESSSRSRNLSLGHSPPTDIRSTGHRIRMNEQSLSQQIPRRSSRNQESAVSVRTRRPSPHTTRMSVPDEREDGMLSLHESSMRNVQPAQEHLSLEEVSTESSIRPFFVEFDSNIFSSSRRHCSNTRAERGRPSSLFEESPRQMFHSLMGERESHRHITMEGITEQLLVLETNLFLGAFGSYDRHRDMRMDIDNMSYEELLALEERIGSVSTALSEEQFTKCLRRSIYSQVASDVNKSTVDDMKCSICQEEYMEGEEVGRLPCEHRFHVCCIGQWLGQKNWCPVCKASAVPSKG